In a genomic window of Rhizobium tumorigenes:
- a CDS encoding biotin-dependent carboxyltransferase family protein, whose product MSFLEIHTTGPMTTVQDLGRKGLQHAGVSGAGPMDGPSFRIANALVGNPATSAALEFAAVGGSFTVTRAVRFAVTGGDVDVRIDGGKVYPWESHSLLPGMTLAIGALRDCVWGYLAISGGIDTVPVLGSRSTHLRTGLGGHEGRRLEIGDRLPLGDAAPLPNLALRQPFRRSGGPIRVVCGPQDDYFSRAAMETFLEASFVVSPARDRMAQMLDGPPIAADRGHDIVSDGTSAGSIQVPASGRLIVLMAERQTTGGYPKIATVASVDLPRLAQVVSGRSIRFARIAQDMAEELLIAERHLLRGILDNLAVKPESSDRPRGRVP is encoded by the coding sequence ATGAGCTTTCTCGAAATCCACACCACTGGACCGATGACGACCGTCCAGGACCTCGGCCGAAAAGGCCTGCAGCATGCCGGCGTCTCCGGTGCCGGCCCGATGGACGGGCCGTCCTTTCGCATTGCCAATGCCCTTGTCGGCAATCCGGCGACATCGGCGGCGCTGGAGTTTGCAGCCGTCGGCGGTAGCTTTACCGTCACCCGGGCGGTTCGCTTTGCCGTCACCGGCGGCGATGTCGATGTCAGGATCGATGGCGGCAAAGTCTACCCATGGGAGAGCCATTCCCTGTTGCCCGGCATGACGCTCGCCATCGGCGCGCTCCGCGACTGCGTCTGGGGATATCTGGCGATTTCGGGCGGCATCGATACCGTTCCGGTTCTCGGATCGCGTTCCACCCATTTGCGCACCGGGCTCGGTGGCCACGAAGGCCGGCGGCTGGAGATTGGCGACCGGTTGCCCCTCGGCGACGCTGCCCCGTTGCCCAATCTTGCCCTTCGGCAGCCCTTTCGGCGCAGTGGCGGCCCGATCCGCGTCGTCTGCGGGCCACAGGACGATTATTTTTCCAGAGCCGCAATGGAGACATTTCTCGAGGCATCGTTCGTGGTGTCACCCGCGCGGGATCGCATGGCCCAGATGCTCGACGGGCCACCGATTGCGGCAGACCGCGGGCATGACATCGTTTCGGACGGCACTTCGGCCGGCTCGATCCAGGTCCCGGCGTCGGGCAGGCTGATCGTGCTGATGGCGGAGCGGCAGACGACCGGCGGCTATCCGAAGATTGCCACGGTGGCCTCCGTCGACCTTCCTCGCCTGGCGCAGGTCGTCAGCGGCCGGTCGATCCGTTTTGCCCGCATCGCGCAGGATATGGCCGAGGAATTGCTCATCGCGGAAAGACATCTTCTACGGGGCATTCTCGACAATCTCGCCGTCAAGCCCGAAAGCAGCGATCGACCAAGAGGCAGAGTGCCATGA
- a CDS encoding GntR family transcriptional regulator: MSQPLAQRAYGKIIEMILSGALTPGDALQEAKLGETLDMSRTPVREAIKRIEAEGLAVQDGRFLKVRRLTVAEVEEIFFLRRVLESYCAQQAVAVPPAMLEALEVRVRRLHDEGPGEDDEQRRVDDDLHRVVAEASRSEMMVSTIADLRRRTCMFDHTHLPDRFLKSCDEHLGILAALRSGDGDRAALLMAEHITHARDAVLEKLALPPGGTGA, encoded by the coding sequence ATGAGCCAGCCGCTTGCCCAACGGGCCTATGGTAAAATCATCGAGATGATCCTGTCCGGCGCGCTCACGCCCGGAGATGCGTTGCAGGAGGCGAAGCTGGGCGAAACGCTTGACATGTCGCGGACCCCGGTGCGCGAAGCGATCAAGCGTATTGAGGCCGAAGGTCTCGCGGTGCAGGATGGTCGTTTCCTGAAGGTGCGAAGGCTGACGGTGGCCGAAGTGGAGGAAATCTTCTTCCTGCGCCGGGTGCTTGAATCCTATTGTGCCCAGCAGGCCGTCGCGGTGCCACCGGCGATGCTGGAGGCGCTCGAAGTGCGCGTGCGCCGCCTGCACGACGAAGGTCCCGGCGAAGACGACGAGCAGAGACGGGTGGATGACGACCTCCACCGGGTTGTCGCCGAGGCCAGCCGCAGTGAGATGATGGTGTCCACCATTGCCGACCTTCGCCGCCGGACCTGCATGTTCGACCACACTCATTTGCCGGACCGCTTCCTGAAAAGCTGCGACGAGCATCTGGGAATTCTTGCCGCCTTGCGCAGCGGCGATGGCGACCGGGCAGCGCTGTTGATGGCCGAGCATATCACCCACGCGCGCGATGCGGTTCTCGAGAAACTCGCGCTGCCCCCCGGAGGAACCGGCGCATGA
- a CDS encoding NAD(P)-dependent oxidoreductase has product MRCLVVQPVHADGLDLLRRAGVEPVLCPKPDMETVARMIPGCDAAITRDAGLSAEAIGASDILRVIVVHGAGHDAVDKDAASEKGILVCNTPGANARSVSELALALALAAARRIPAADRSERGGAHGFRERETFTELSGKTALIIGWGATGAGLGHMLRAALDMRVLVYSPRVADIDGFERVKTLEAGLQQADLVSLHTPLRPETKHLIGKRALSLVRHGAILVNTARAGLVDEDALAAAIDTGRVSAAGLDVYSRDAPLGPLSSTGRVIFTPHLGGATEEALRRVAVGSARNVLTALSGERPATALNDPLRISR; this is encoded by the coding sequence ATGAGATGCCTTGTCGTTCAGCCGGTCCATGCGGATGGACTGGATTTGTTGCGCCGCGCCGGCGTCGAGCCCGTCCTCTGCCCGAAGCCGGACATGGAAACGGTCGCACGGATGATCCCCGGCTGCGATGCGGCGATCACGCGCGATGCCGGTCTTTCGGCTGAGGCCATCGGCGCGAGCGATATCCTGCGCGTCATCGTCGTCCACGGCGCCGGCCACGATGCGGTCGACAAGGATGCAGCCTCCGAGAAGGGCATCCTCGTTTGCAACACACCGGGCGCAAATGCGCGGTCCGTGTCCGAATTGGCATTGGCGCTGGCGCTGGCTGCGGCCCGTCGTATTCCAGCAGCCGACCGCAGCGAACGCGGAGGCGCCCATGGCTTCCGCGAGCGCGAGACGTTCACCGAGCTTTCCGGAAAGACCGCGCTGATAATTGGCTGGGGTGCCACCGGCGCCGGCCTTGGCCATATGCTCAGGGCGGCACTCGACATGCGGGTGCTAGTCTATTCGCCAAGGGTGGCCGATATCGACGGTTTCGAGCGCGTGAAGACGCTGGAAGCGGGATTGCAGCAGGCGGACCTCGTGTCGCTCCATACGCCACTGCGCCCTGAGACGAAGCATCTCATCGGCAAACGGGCGCTTTCGCTCGTCAGGCATGGGGCAATTCTGGTCAACACCGCACGCGCCGGGCTCGTGGACGAAGACGCGCTTGCTGCTGCCATCGATACCGGACGCGTGTCGGCAGCCGGTCTCGATGTCTATAGCCGTGATGCGCCGCTGGGGCCGCTTTCCTCGACCGGCCGGGTGATTTTTACGCCGCATCTCGGTGGAGCGACCGAAGAAGCGTTGCGCCGCGTGGCCGTCGGGTCTGCTCGCAACGTGTTGACTGCGCTCTCCGGAGAGCGGCCGGCGACCGCCCTCAACGATCCCTTGAGGATATCCCGATGA
- a CDS encoding GntR family transcriptional regulator — MSDKETLAQQAYRDIKQRILEGAIKAGDLLTERTLAVESGISRTPLRAAISRLQKEGVVSRLTNGTLMILPVSVEQLLEIVQIRRLLEGAAAARAAGRPMTAALVEARRVMRAYVEAEDVAFDRFWMDDDAFHEAVAAAAGLHLLPGMLQEMRSIARRCTITRTHDRFAEQAAEHIAVIDAIEARDADAAAAAMEAHFDSVRSRFLKWLAR; from the coding sequence ATGAGCGACAAGGAAACACTGGCACAGCAGGCCTACCGGGACATCAAGCAGCGCATTCTCGAAGGTGCGATCAAGGCTGGCGACCTCCTGACCGAGCGGACGCTGGCAGTCGAATCCGGCATTTCCCGCACGCCGCTCAGAGCCGCGATCTCGAGGCTTCAGAAGGAAGGCGTGGTCTCGCGCCTGACCAACGGCACGCTGATGATCCTGCCTGTGAGTGTCGAGCAATTGCTGGAGATCGTCCAGATACGCCGTCTTCTCGAAGGGGCTGCTGCAGCCCGTGCGGCGGGACGCCCGATGACGGCGGCACTTGTCGAGGCGCGCCGGGTCATGCGCGCCTATGTCGAGGCCGAGGATGTCGCCTTCGATCGTTTCTGGATGGATGACGACGCATTCCACGAGGCGGTCGCCGCGGCCGCTGGCCTGCATCTTCTCCCCGGCATGCTGCAGGAGATGCGCAGCATCGCCCGACGCTGCACGATCACACGCACCCATGACAGGTTCGCCGAACAGGCTGCCGAGCACATCGCTGTCATCGACGCCATCGAGGCGCGGGATGCCGATGCCGCCGCGGCTGCCATGGAGGCGCATTTCGACAGCGTCCGCAGCCGGTTTCTGAAATGGCTCGCGCGCTGA
- a CDS encoding M24 family metallopeptidase: MHEYAEFRGCEASFTESEFKARQDRARVAIAAAGHRALIVTTPENIYWLTGRQTAGYFAFQALVMPVDGEATLLVRQLELVGSIANTWLNDIVAYQDGEAPAVVLADVLRERGIHGPAIELGGWFLPPVLADEISLRTGGKALIDGSDIIAPLRAVKSPAELAAIRLAATYAQAGIAAGIAACGAGTNENAVAAAMLDAATRAGSEAMAMEPLVSSGPRSGLPHMTWRRRRLEVGDPVFLELAGSHARYHAALMRTVWIGGPPVEARRMMDCSLHALEAALRELRPGRPCSAPHEAAQRVIDEGGYTAAFRKRIGYSMGVAFAPDWGEGSMLSLFSGVAGIIEPGMVFHLPATLRSYGVWTVGASESVIVTENGCEPLSTLPRDLTIR; encoded by the coding sequence ATGCACGAATATGCCGAATTCCGAGGTTGCGAGGCCTCGTTCACCGAGAGCGAGTTCAAGGCGCGGCAGGACCGGGCCCGGGTTGCCATTGCTGCTGCCGGCCACCGGGCCCTGATCGTCACGACGCCCGAGAACATCTACTGGCTGACCGGCCGTCAGACGGCGGGCTATTTTGCCTTCCAGGCGCTGGTCATGCCGGTCGACGGGGAAGCGACACTGCTGGTTCGCCAGCTTGAACTGGTGGGTTCCATCGCCAATACCTGGCTCAACGACATCGTCGCCTACCAGGACGGCGAGGCGCCGGCCGTTGTCCTCGCTGACGTCCTGCGCGAGCGAGGTATCCATGGGCCTGCCATCGAACTCGGCGGCTGGTTCTTGCCGCCGGTCCTGGCAGACGAGATCTCGCTCCGGACCGGTGGCAAGGCGCTCATCGACGGTTCCGACATCATTGCCCCTCTCCGGGCGGTGAAGTCGCCTGCGGAACTTGCCGCCATCCGGCTGGCTGCCACCTACGCGCAGGCCGGGATTGCGGCCGGGATTGCGGCCTGCGGGGCAGGGACGAATGAAAACGCCGTAGCCGCTGCCATGCTCGATGCGGCCACGCGCGCAGGGTCCGAGGCAATGGCGATGGAGCCGCTGGTGTCGTCCGGGCCGCGCAGTGGCCTGCCGCACATGACGTGGCGCCGCCGCCGTCTTGAGGTCGGCGATCCGGTGTTCCTCGAACTGGCCGGCAGCCATGCCCGTTACCATGCCGCGCTGATGCGAACGGTGTGGATCGGCGGGCCACCCGTCGAAGCGCGGCGGATGATGGATTGCTCGCTTCATGCGCTTGAGGCCGCGCTACGGGAACTCAGGCCGGGTAGGCCCTGCTCGGCGCCGCACGAGGCGGCCCAGCGGGTCATCGACGAGGGAGGCTACACTGCCGCATTCCGCAAGCGGATCGGCTATTCCATGGGCGTGGCCTTTGCGCCGGATTGGGGGGAGGGGAGCATGCTCAGTCTGTTTTCCGGCGTGGCCGGGATCATCGAGCCCGGCATGGTGTTTCACCTGCCGGCGACCTTGCGCAGCTACGGCGTGTGGACCGTCGGCGCTTCCGAATCCGTCATCGTCACCGAAAACGGTTGCGAACCTCTGTCTACCCTACCACGCGATCTGACCATCCGGTGA
- a CDS encoding VOC family protein, with protein MRSLFHLAYHVIDLDEARQFYGGVLGCEEGRSTDTWVDFDFFGHQISLHLGKPFEVTRTGKVGDHMVMMPHLGVVLPLEAWLALSERLQHAGIAFDIPPVIRFEGEPGEQRTMFFFDPSGNPIEVKGFKDFDGVFAH; from the coding sequence ATGCGTTCGCTTTTCCATCTCGCCTACCATGTCATCGATCTCGATGAGGCGCGTCAGTTCTATGGCGGCGTGCTTGGCTGCGAAGAGGGCCGGTCCACCGACACCTGGGTGGATTTCGACTTTTTCGGACACCAGATTTCGCTGCATCTCGGCAAGCCGTTCGAGGTGACCCGTACCGGCAAGGTGGGCGATCACATGGTGATGATGCCGCATCTAGGCGTCGTCCTGCCGCTCGAGGCCTGGCTTGCCCTGTCCGAACGGCTGCAGCATGCCGGCATTGCCTTCGACATACCGCCGGTCATACGGTTTGAAGGCGAGCCGGGCGAGCAGCGCACGATGTTCTTCTTCGATCCGAGCGGCAATCCGATCGAGGTCAAGGGCTTCAAGGATTTCGACGGCGTTTTCGCCCATTGA